The window ACTGAAGTTCTGGCATTAAGGAAATTTTTTCAGTTAAATCTAATTCGCCAAAAAAACCAAAAGCAAAACCGTTTCTGTGTTCATTTGTAAAATTTGGTTCTGGATCAAAATCTAAATTAGAAATATTCAGTCCGCCTCTTATACCATAAAGCACATCTTTTTCTTGAGAGAATCCGTAAAAAGTGCTAAATAAAAGTGTAATTATTAGTATTGATTTTTTCATTTGGATACGATTATTATTAATTAGGTCTGAAGTTTTCCGGTATTACATATAAGATTTGAATACAAGAACCTTCAAAAATAAATTAGTTTATACGTTTTATTATTTGTCGGATAAATATAAATTAAAATACTAAAATTCAAACATTTAAAAGATAAAAAGCAATTTTCTACTGTATATTACTAGAAACGGTGTCATAATACATACTCTTAATTATACCATCTGCCAAACCAATTTTTGGAACATACAAATCTTTTGCGCCGCTCCATTTCATTGCCGACAAATAAATTCTAGTTGCAGGAATAATTACATCTGCTCTATCTTGGTTTAAGTTTAATTCAGTAATACGTTCTTCATAAGAATAGGTTTGTAGCATATTATAATAACTGGTTAAATAGAAATACGTTAATGGTTTACCAAATGCTTTACCAGAGATCTTAAATATTTTATTAATATTACCACCAGATCCTATAACATCTATTTTATCATAAGGTGCTGTTTTTTCTTTTATCCATTGCTCAAGTTCGTACCAAGTTTCCTTTTTAACAATATCATTTAATAGTCTTACGGTTCCTATTTTAAAAGATTTTGAAGTAATAAAATCTCCGTTTCTTATCACAGTAAATTCGGTACTTCCTCCACCAACATCTACATATAAATAGGTTTTATTTTTATCTATAAATGCATGCAAATCTGTTGCAGCAATAATTGCAGCTTCTTCTTCACCATCAATTATATCAATTTTCACTTCGGTTTGCTCTAAAATAAGCGAAGATATTTTTTCTCCATTCACAGCTTCTCGCATTGCTGAAGTAGCACATGCTTTATATTTTTCAACTTTATGCGATTGCATTAGTAATTTAAAAGCTTGCATAGTATCTAGCATCCGCTTTGTGTTTTCTTTAGATATTTTTTGTTTAATAAAAACATCAGCACCTAAACGAATTGGCACACGCACTAAAGAACTCTTTTTAAATCGAGGAGCTTTCCCTTTTTCTTCTATAATATTTGCTATTAATAGTCGTACAGCATTGGAACCAATATCTATTGCCGCGTATTTTTTTATAGATAACATTTATTGTTTATTTAAGTAATACTTATACGTTTCAAATTGCGTACGAACCTTTGGTTTATCATTTCGCTTGTATTTATTATTTTGGTTCGCGTTTAAAATTCTTGCTTTCACATTATCGCTCCAACATATATTATAAGTATCAATAAGTTCTTGTTTTATTTCTTCGTCATAAATAGGACAGCTGACTTCTACTCTATTATCAATATTTCTGGTCATCCAATCTGCTGAAGATATATACACCTTAGGATTATCATTGTTACAGAAAATAAATAGCCTAGTATGTTCTAAAAATTTATCAATAATACTAATAGCTTCAATGTTTTCACTCATTCCTTTTTTTCCAGGAATCAAGCAGCAAAGGCCTCTTATTATTAACTGAATTTTCACACCCGCTCTACTTGCTTCATATAATTTATCTATCATTTTATAGCTAGACATACTATTCATTTTAAGCTTTATATATGCGGGTTTTCCAGCTTTTACATTTTCTATTTCTTTATTAATTAATTTAAAAAATGCAGACCTAGTATAATGTGGAGATGTAATAATATGTTTATATCTAAAAACGCGATAATTCGTATCGAAAAAACTAAATACTTTATTAAGGTCTTTTAGTATTTTTTGGTCGCTAGTAAATAAAGTATAATCGGTATAGATTCTTGCCGTAGATTCGTTAAAATTCCCTGTGCTTACAAATCCATAACGAACTATTTTATTTTTTTCTTGACGTTCTATTACGCACATTTTACTGTGCACTTTTAGACCAGGAACTCCAAAGATTAGATTTACACCTTCTTTTTCCATTTGTTCGGCATAATCAATATTTGCCTGTTCATCAAACCTTGCTCTAATTTCTATAGAAACCGTAACTTTTTTTCCGTTTTTGGCAGCATTAATTAAGGAACTTGCTACATGCGAAATTTGTGCAAGTCTGTAAATGGTAATTTTAATCGTTTTTACTGCAGGATCTAAAGCTGCTTCTCGTAAAAATTTAACGATATAAGAAAAAGTATGATACGGTGCATATAGCAGATAATCTTTTTTAGCAATCTCACTAAAAATACTTTTTTCGAGACTTAGCCCTTTTATTGGTAAGGCTTCAATCTTTTCGTAAAGTAAATCTGTTCTTCCTAAACTAGGGAAATCCATATAATCCCTTCTATTATGATATCTACCTCCTGGAATAATACTATCTGTGTTTTCAATTCCCATTTTAGTCATGAAATATTGAAGTGTCTTTTTATCTATGGTCTTATCATAAACAAACCGAACAGGATCCCCTATTTGTCGACCTTTAACACTATCGGAAATTTTTTCAATAAAACTTTTACTTAAATCACTTTCTAAATCTAACTCTCCGTCTCTAGTAATTTTAATCATGTGCGCTGTTATGCTTTTGTAATCAAAAATATTAAAGATATCATCTAGGCAATAACGAAGTAAATCGTCAACCATGATAATATAGTTTTTGTCTTCTTGTTTTGGTAAAACAATAAACCGATCCATTGCTTTTGAAATTTCAATGAAAGCATATTGATTTTCGTTATTGTTTAGCACCATATTTACTGCTAAATACGCCGCACTATCCTTAAGATTAGGCAACTTTACAAATTCATTAAGTACAATAGTTACAAGAGCAGGACTTACTTTTTGAATGAAGTAGTTTTTAATAAACTTATGCTGTTCTTCATTAATTTGAGTTTCATTAATAACAAAAATGTTCTCTAATTCTAACTTCTTTTGAATAACATTTAAAATTTTCAAGCTTTCGCTTTGTTGTTTTATAACTATTTGAGTAATAATTTCTAACAACTCACTAGCTTTTACTCCACCAAGTTCACTTTTACCACCTTTTCCAGCTTCAACAATACGTTTTACGGTTGCATATCTTACCTTAAAAAATTCATCTAAATTATTAGAAAAAATCCCTAAAAAACGCAAGCGCTCAATCAACGGAACATCCTCATCTTCTGCTTCTTGTAAGACTCTTGCGTTAAACTGCAACCAGCTAACTTCTCTATTAATATAAATATTATTTAATTTTTCAGGTTTAATCATTTAGTAGTATTTTCTAAAACAAATATAAATGAATTAATACTTTTTTTTAGCTCAAAAAGGAATAGATTTATGTTATTTTAAATCCTTCGGAAAAATTTTCAAAACCGTTTTCCCAGCACTTAGATTTTGCCATGTATCTGTGTCAAAATCAATACTTACCAAACCACTTGTTGGTACATTATCGTATAATACAGATCCATAAGCGTTTACAAAGGAGGTAATGGCAAAATTGTGCCCAAAAATCATTAAATGATTTATAGCATTATCACAACTATTTATCACCTCAATTAAGTCTTTTCCTGCAAAATCATACAGTTTATTATCTTCCTGAAAATCAACATGTTGAAAATCTAGTGTTTTTATAAAAATGGCAGCTGTTGACCTAGCTCTATTTGCAGCACTAGACAGGATTAAATCTGGAATAATAATTTTATCTTTGGCATAAGATGAAACTAAAGAAGCATCCTCTAACCCCCTCTTTTTCAATGGTCTTTCAAAATCTATCACTGGATGCTCCCATGAAGATTTTGCATGTCTAATTATGGTTAATTTTTTCATTTCTGTATTCGTTAAAATATTATAATTTAACGATTAAATGTAATCGTTTTTCATTTTGTCGAATTTTTGAGTTACTTAGCACTTTTATTTGATGAAAATAGAAAATCGCTATTAATTTGTTATATAAGCTATTAATTAATAACCCAAATTTAATAATTAAACTTAATCTAAACACATTAAGAAATTAATGTACTTCCCTCTCTAAAGATTATTGTAATGCTTTACATTTTGGTTGTTTTTATTTAATAAATTGACTTTTAAAATAACGTAAGAGTCAAAACATTGCTAATTACAATGTAACTTAAATAAATTAAAGAATTTAAGATTTTAATATTATGAAAAAAGTAATCTTATTACTTGTGGTATCTCTTATATCGCAAATTGGTTTTACACAAGAATTAGTTAAACTCGATTATTCCGATTTTGAGAATAGTCAATTAATGAAAAGTAGTTCTCTAGAAGACTTTAAAAATTTAGCTACTAAAGCGGAAATTGGAGTTGCATACTTAGAACAAAATAATACAAAGACTTATAATGCTAAAAACGGCATAAAGTTAATTCGTGTTACAAGTAGTGCTATTGAAGAATTAAATGCATCCTTAGATTTCTCCAGTTCTGTTGAAATGATAATAATAGATATTTTAAAACCTAATTTTAATTTAGAAACGATAGACTGTTCTAAACTAAAACAATTTGATAATTTAAAATACATCTACTTTAGATATCAAATAGAAATCAAAAATAATAGTGAATTACAAAAAATTAATTGTTTACCTGTTAACGTAAAACAATATTACACGAAACAATTAGCTTCTTAAAACATAGACTATGAAAACATTTACTAACCCATTTATAAAAGCAATAGTAGTTATTTGTCTATGCTTTTTTAGTTTAAATAATCTTTACAGTCAAGTTAGAGTTCCTTTTACGCAAAGAACAGCGGCTGATACTCCTGGTCAAACGGTTTATAGTATTAAAGGAGATTTTACTTTAATAGGTAACACCAATTTAACGCTACAAAATTACGGTACGAATACTACTAATAGTAATAATACTATGATTGCTGTAGATGTTGATGGGGATTCTAGCACAACCAATTCTTCTTCTGCTACTTTAAATTTTAGCACAGAAAATGGTGCTATTCCAGATTGTTCCAACATTATTTACGCAGGTTTATATTGGACAGGTAGAACTTCTAGTTCTGCTGTAACATTAGCAAAACGTAGCGTAAAGTTTAAACATGTAGACCAAAGTGCATACGAAGATGTTGTTGCTGATGTTAATAATATTTATTTCCCTGGCGATAATAATATGTATGCCGCTTACGCGGAAGTTACCAATATTGTAAAAGCAAATGGTACTGGTGAATATTTTACTGGAAACGTAGAGGTATCTACTGGAGATGGTGGTGGTACAGGTTATTATGGTGGTTGGGCATTGGTTGTTGTATATGACAATGACTTAATGGAATGGAGAGATGTAACCGTTTTTGATGGTTATGCGTATTTAGTTGGTTCTCAGACAACAAGTAATCAATTAGATGTTAGTGGATTTAATGCGATACAAAACGGTCCTGTGAATGTAAAACTGGGGTTAATTGCTGGTGAAGGAGATAGAGGTATTTCTGGAGATTATATTGAAATATGGGAAGATAAAGATGATGATGGAGTTATAGACGTTAGTGCTATTCCTTCTATTGATGAATGGACTCCTTTATCACATTCTGGAAATTCTACTGGAAACTTTTTTAATTCCTCTATTCAAACTGGCGGAAACGCTAGAACCCCTTCTTTAACAAACAATACTGGTTTAGATATTAGTATGTTTAATATTAATAATGCTAATAATAGTATTATTGATAATGGTGATACAAACACTAGTTTCAGATATGGTTCTACACAAGATACGTATATTATTTTTAATATTGCAATGGCTATTGATGCCTTTGTACCTTCCATAGATGGTCAAGTTTCTATTAACAATATCTTTGGTGATGTTAATGTATCAGAACCATATGCTATTAATCCAGGTGAAACTGCTCAGTTTGATATTGAAATTCATAATAATGGAAATGAACCATTAGAAGATTTTTTAATACAAATTCCTATTCCAGAAACGGCTAATTTCGTTCCTGGTAGTATTCAATACGCAGTAAATGCTCCTGCTAATACCACAACAACTCCTTATTATGATGCTGCTTTTGGAACTAATGGAGGAATTATATGGCAATTTGGAGATTTGCCTGAAGCAATAAACTTAAGTGATGTTTTAGCTTCATTATCCTTTGAAGTAGAAGCTTCTGCAAACTGTGAAGCTTTTAATCCTCCAAACTGTAGTCCAACTATTTCTTTATCAAGTGCTTTAATGACAGGTACTGGAGCGGTCTCACAAAGTCCGTTTTTCATAAAATTTAATAGTGGCTATCAAGAAGCTCCTTGTATTGCTTACCCAATATCAGAACCTATTATAATAACGGTTATCCCTTCTCTTGAAATAGATATAGCTGCTTCAAACCTTACTGTCGAATGTGATGGTTCTGGAAATACAACCGCTGTAAATGACTGGTTAGCATCAGGTGGAAATGCCTCTGTTGTAGGGGATTGCATTATAACTTGGACTAATGATTTTAACGGAGTAACATCTAATCAATGTGGTGCAGCAGGATCTACAACCGTAATTTTTACTGCAACGGATTCTTGTGGAAATACCACAACTACTTCTGCTTTACTTACTATAATAGATGATACGGACCCAACATTTACTGCTCCTGCAGCTATTGAAATTTTCACGGATGCTTCTTGTAATTATGATGCAACGATTAGTGAAACTGGTGATGTAACTAATGAAGCTGATAATTGTGATACTACTTTAGATGCTACTTTTACAGATGTTGTAACAGATGGTACTTGTGAAGGTTCTTTTGTTATAACTAGAACTTGGACTTTATCAGACGATTGTGGGAATACTGCAACGCCACAAATACAAACGATTACTGTTTCAGATAATACCGCGCCAACATTTACTGCTCCTGCAGCTATTGAAATTTTTACGGATGCTTCTTGTAATTATGATGCTACTGTTAGTGAAACTGGTGATGTAACCAATGAAGCTGATAATTGTGATACTACTTTAGATGCTACTTTTACAGATGTTGTAACAGATGGTGCTTGTGAAGGTTCTTTTGTTATAACTAGAACTTGGACTTTATCAGACGATTGTGGAAACACTGCAACGCCACAAATACAAACGATTACTGTTTCAGATAATACAGCGCCTACATTTACTGCTCCTGCAGCTATTGAAATTTTCACGGATGCTTCTTGTAATTATGATGCAACGGTTAGTGAAACTGGTGATGTAACTAATGAAACTGATAATTGTGATACTACTTTAGATGCTACTTTTACAGATGTTGTAACAGATGGTGCTTGTGAAGGTTCTTTTGTTATAACTAGAACTTGGACTTTATCAGACGATTGTGGGAATACTGCAACGCCGCAAACACAAACGATTACCGTTTCAGATAATATTGCGCCAACATTTACGGCTCCTGCAGCTATTGAAATTTTTACGGATGCTTCTTGTAATTATGATGCAACGGTTAGCGAAACTGGTGATGTAACCAATGAAGCTGATAATTGTGATACTACTTTAGATGCTACTTTTACAGATGTTGTAACAGATGGTGCTTGTGAAGGTTCTTTTGTTATAACTAGAACTTGGACTTTATCAGACGATTGTGGGAATACTGCAACGCCGCAAATACAAACGATTACCGTTTCAGATAATACCGCTCCAACATTTACTGCTCCTGCAGCTATTGAAATTTTTACGGATGCTTCTTGTAATTATGATGCAACGGTTAGTGAAACTGGTGATGTAACCAATGAAGCTGATAATTGTGATACTACTTTAGATGCTACTTTTACAGATGTTGTAACAGATGGTGCTTGTGAAGGTTCTTTTGTTATAACTAGAACTTGGACTTTATCAGACGATTGCGGAAACACTGCAACGCCACAAATACAAACGATTACTGTTTCAGATAATATTGCTCCAACATTTACTGCTCCTGCAGCTATTGAAATTTTCACGGATGCTTCTTGTGATTATGATGCAACGGTTAGCGAAACTGGTGATGTAACCAATGAAGCTGATAATTGTGGCACTACTTTAGATGCTACTTTTACAGATGTTGTAACAGCTGGTACTTGTGAAGGTTCTTTTGTTATAACTAGAACTTGGACTTTATCAGACGATTGTGGGAATACTGCAACGCCACAAATACAAACGATTACCGTTTCAGATAATACCGCGCCTACATTTACTGCTCCTACAGCTATTGAAATTTTCACGGATGCTTCTTGTAATTATGATGCAACGGTTAGCGAAACTGGTGATGTAACTAATGAAGCTGATAATTGTGATACTACTTTAGATGCTACTTTTACAGATGTTGTAACAGATGGTGCTTGTGAAGGTTCTTTTGTTATTACTAGAACTTGGACTTTATCAGACGATTGTGGAAATACTGCAACGCCGCAAACACAAACGATTACCGTTTCAGATAATACAGCGCCTACATTTACTGCTCCTGCAGCTATTGAAATTTTTACGGATGCTTCTTGTAATTATGATGCAACGGTTAGCGAAACTGGTGATGTAACCAATGAAGCTGATAATTGTGATACTACTTTAGATGCTACTTTTACAGATGTTGTAACAGATGGTGCTTGTGAAGGTTCTTTTGTTATAACTAGAACTTGGACTTTATCAGACGATTGCGGAAACACTGCAACGCCACAAATACAAACGATTACCGTTTCAGATAATATTGCGCCAACATTTACGGCTCCTGCAGCTATTGAAATTTTCACGGATGCTTCTTGTAATTATGATGCAACGGTTAGTGAAACTGGTGATGTAACTAATGAAGCTGATAATTGTGATACTACTTTAGATGCTACTTTTACAGATGTTGTAACAGATGGTGCTTGTGAAGGTTCGTTTGTTATTACTAGAACTTGGACTTTATCAGACGATTGTGGAAATACTGCAACGCCACAAACACAAACGATTACTGTTTCAGATAATACCGCGCCTACATTTACTGCTCCTGCAGCTATTGAAATTTTTACGGATGCTTCTTGTAATTATGATGCAACGGTTAGCGAAACTGGTGATGTAACTAATGAAGCTGATAATTGTGATACTACTTTAGATGCTACTTTTACAGATGTTGTAACAGCTGGTTCTTGTGAAGGTTCTTTTGTTATTACTAGAACTTGGACTTTATCAGACGATTGTGGGAATACTGCAACGCCACAAATACAAACGATTACTGTTTCAGATAATATTGCTCCAACATTTACTGCTCCTGCAGCTATTGAAATTTTTACGGATGCTTCTTGTAATTATGATGCAACGGTTAGTGAAACTGGTGATGTAACTAATGAAGCTGATAATTGTGATACTACTTTAGATGCTACTTTTACAGATGTTGTAACAGATGGTGCTTGTGAAGGTTCTTTTGTTATAACTAGAACTTGGACTTTATCAGACGATTGTGGGAATACTGCAACGCCGCAAATACAAACGATTACCGTTTCAGATAATACCGCTCCAACATTTACTGCTCCTGCAGCTATTGAAATTTTTACGAATGCTTCTTGTAATTATGATGCAACGGTTAGCGAAACTGGTGATGTAACTAATGAAGCTGATAATTGTGATACTACTTTAGATGCTACTTTTACAGATGTTGTAACAGCTGGTTCTTGTGAAGGTTCTTTCGTTATAACTAGAACTTGGACTTTATCAGACGATTGTGGGAACACTGCAACGCCACAAACACAAACGATTACTGTTTCAGATAATACCGCGCCTACATTTACTGCTCCTGCAGCTATTGAAATTTTTACGGATGCTTCTTGTAATTATGATGCAACGGTTAGCGAAACTGGTGATGTAACTAATGAAGCTGATAATTGTGATACTACTTTAGATGCTACTTTTACAGATGTTGTAACAGCTGGTTCTTGTGAAGGTTCTTTTGTTATAACTAGAACTTGGACTTTATCAGACGATTGTGGGAACACTGCAACGCCGCAAATACAAACGATTACCGTTTCAGATAATACCGCTCCAACATTTACTGCTCCTGCAGCTATTGAAATTTTTACGGATGCTTCTTGTAATTATGATGCAACGGTTAGCGAAACTGGTGATGTAACTAATGAAGCTGATAATTGTGATACTACTTTAGATGCTACTTTTACAGATGTTGTAACAGCTGGTTCTTGTGAAGGTTCTTTTGTTATAACTAGAACTTGGACTTTATCAGACGATTGTGGGAACACTGCAACGCCGCAAATACAAACGATTACCGTTTCAGATAATATTGCGCCAACATTTACTGCTCCTGCAGCTATTGAAATTTTTACGGATGCTTCTTGTAATTATGATGCAACGGTTAGCGAAACTGGTGATGTAACTAATGAAGCTGATAATTGTGATACTACTTTAGATGCTACTTTTACAGATGTTGTAACAGATGGTGCTTGTGAAGGTTCTTTTGTTATTACTAGAACTTGGACTTTATCAGACGATTGTGGGAATACTGCAACGCCGCAAACACAAACGATTACTGTTTCAGATAATACCGCTCCGGATATTACTAGTTGTACTAGTGTTATAGATCAGTCTGTAGATTGTACAGCAGGTGATAACGAAACCATAGCGGATGCTTGGAATGCTGCCAATATTGCTGCGCTTGAATCTTGTGCTACAGATAACTGTGATACGAATCTTGTTGGTCAAGTAACTTCTAATTACGACTTCAATAACTTAAATGTAGTTTGTGGTCCTTGTGGTTCGCTTCCGGTTACCTATACCGTTGCTGATGATTGTGGTAATGAATCTACAATTACAGTAACACTGAACTTCGGTGATGCTACTGGTCCAGATCTTACTGCTTGTAATGTGGTAGATGAAACGATCGAATGTGATGGTGATAATAACCAAACTTTAGCAGATACTTGGAATGCGGATAATATTGCAGAACTTCAAGCTTGTGCTGATGATATTAATGTAAACATTACTTCTGATTATGCTTTCACTAACCTAGCTACAACTTGTGGTGCTGGTGGAACTATTCAAGTAACATATACTGCTACTGATGATTGTTTAAATACTTCTTCGGTTACTGCGACACTTACACTTAACGATTCTATTGGTCCTGACCTTACAGCTTGTACTGTTGCAGATGAAACTATCGAGTGTGATGGAACAAATAACGAAACGATTGCTAACGATTGGAATGCGGCTAACATATTAGCATTGCAGTCTTGTGGTACAGATGCTTGTGATACAGATGCTGTTTTTGATGTAACTTCTGATTATGCGTACACCAACCTTGCTTCTACTTGTGGAGCTGGTGGTACATTAACAGTTACTTATACCGTTCCGGATGATTGTGATAATGAAACTATACTTGTTGCAATTCTTACACTAAATGATTCTATTGGTCCTGATCTTACAGCTTGTACTGTAGCGGATGAAACGATTGAATGTGACGGAACAAATAACGAAACGCTTGCTAACGATTGGAATGCGGCTAACATACTTGCTCTTCAATCTTGCGGTACAGATTCTTGTGATACAGATGCGGTATTTGATGTAACTTCAGATTATGCTTTTGCTAACCTTGCTTCCACTTGTGGACTTGGTGGTACAATTACAGTTACCTATACCGTTGCAGATGATTGTGATAACGAAACAATACTTGTTGCAATTCTTACCCTTAACGATTCTATCGGTCCGGACTTAACAGTTTGTACTACAGTTACAGATGAGTCTGTAGATTGTACAGCGGATGATAACGAAACTATTGCAGATGCTTGGAATACTGCTAACATACTTGCTTTGGAATCTTGTGGTTCAGATAGCTGTGATGCAGATGGTGTTTATAACGTAACTTCAGATTACGACTTCAATAACTTAAATGTAGTTTGTGGTCCTTGTGGTTCGCTTCCGGTTACCTATACCGTTGCTGATGATTGTGGTAATGAATCTACAATTACAGTAACACTGAACTTCGGTGATGCTACTGGTCCAGATCTTACTGCTTGTAATGTGGTAGATGAAACGATAGAATGTGATGGTGATAATAACCAAACTTTAGCAGATACTTGGAATGCGGATAATATTGCAGAACTTCAAGCTTGTGCAGATGATATTAATGTAAACATTACTTCTGATTATGTTTTCACTCACCTAGCTACAACTTGTGGTGCTGGTGGAACTATTCAAGTAACATATACTGCTACTGATGATTGTTTAAATACTTCTTCGGTTACTGCGACACTTACACTTAACGACTCTATTGGTCCTGACCTTACAGCTTGTACTGTTGCAGATGAAACTATCGAGTGTGATGGAACAAATAACGAAACGATTGCTAACGATTGGAATGCGGCTAACATATTAGCATTGCAGTCTTGTGGTACAGATGCTTGTGATACAGATGCTGTATTTGATGTAACTTCTGATTATGCTTATACCAACCTTGCTTCTACTTGTGGAGCTGGTGGTACATTAACAGTTACTTATACCGTTGCGGATGATTGTGATAATGAAACTATACTTGTTGCAATTCTTACCCTTAACGATTCTATTGGTCCTGATCTTACAGCTTGTACTGTAGCGGATGAAACTATCGAATGTGACGGAACAAATAATGAAACGCTTGCTAACGATTGGAATACTGCTAACATACTTGCTCTTCAATCTTGTGGTACAGATTCTTGT is drawn from Lacinutrix sp. WUR7 and contains these coding sequences:
- a CDS encoding Ppx/GppA phosphatase family protein — translated: MLSIKKYAAIDIGSNAVRLLIANIIEEKGKAPRFKKSSLVRVPIRLGADVFIKQKISKENTKRMLDTMQAFKLLMQSHKVEKYKACATSAMREAVNGEKISSLILEQTEVKIDIIDGEEEAAIIAATDLHAFIDKNKTYLYVDVGGGSTEFTVIRNGDFITSKSFKIGTVRLLNDIVKKETWYELEQWIKEKTAPYDKIDVIGSGGNINKIFKISGKAFGKPLTYFYLTSYYNMLQTYSYEERITELNLNQDRADVIIPATRIYLSAMKWSGAKDLYVPKIGLADGIIKSMYYDTVSSNIQ
- the ppk1 gene encoding polyphosphate kinase 1; the encoded protein is MIKPEKLNNIYINREVSWLQFNARVLQEAEDEDVPLIERLRFLGIFSNNLDEFFKVRYATVKRIVEAGKGGKSELGGVKASELLEIITQIVIKQQSESLKILNVIQKKLELENIFVINETQINEEQHKFIKNYFIQKVSPALVTIVLNEFVKLPNLKDSAAYLAVNMVLNNNENQYAFIEISKAMDRFIVLPKQEDKNYIIMVDDLLRYCLDDIFNIFDYKSITAHMIKITRDGELDLESDLSKSFIEKISDSVKGRQIGDPVRFVYDKTIDKKTLQYFMTKMGIENTDSIIPGGRYHNRRDYMDFPSLGRTDLLYEKIEALPIKGLSLEKSIFSEIAKKDYLLYAPYHTFSYIVKFLREAALDPAVKTIKITIYRLAQISHVASSLINAAKNGKKVTVSIEIRARFDEQANIDYAEQMEKEGVNLIFGVPGLKVHSKMCVIERQEKNKIVRYGFVSTGNFNESTARIYTDYTLFTSDQKILKDLNKVFSFFDTNYRVFRYKHIITSPHYTRSAFFKLINKEIENVKAGKPAYIKLKMNSMSSYKMIDKLYEASRAGVKIQLIIRGLCCLIPGKKGMSENIEAISIIDKFLEHTRLFIFCNNDNPKVYISSADWMTRNIDNRVEVSCPIYDEEIKQELIDTYNICWSDNVKARILNANQNNKYKRNDKPKVRTQFETYKYYLNKQ
- a CDS encoding histidine phosphatase family protein, whose amino-acid sequence is MKKLTIIRHAKSSWEHPVIDFERPLKKRGLEDASLVSSYAKDKIIIPDLILSSAANRARSTAAIFIKTLDFQHVDFQEDNKLYDFAGKDLIEVINSCDNAINHLMIFGHNFAITSFVNAYGSVLYDNVPTSGLVSIDFDTDTWQNLSAGKTVLKIFPKDLK